The following are encoded together in the Brassica napus cultivar Da-Ae chromosome A9, Da-Ae, whole genome shotgun sequence genome:
- the LOC106376703 gene encoding gibberellin 20 oxidase 4, which translates to MESITMIPETFNENATQNNPLKTLFSLLKSLLSSCFFLISNIFSYHFIFTHEMESIKTLPQTFDEDATKNNPLMIFDSADLNNKSDKIPQEFVWPDHDKPSTNVPILQVPLIDLAGFLSGNPFLVSEATRLVAEAAKQHGFFLVINHGIDEKLLSGACTLMDKFFKSPSCEKHKAQRKWGESSGYASSFVGRFKKNLPWKETLSFAFSPGEKSENHSQDVKEFIVKKMGDEYKDFGIVYQEYAEAMSDLSLKIMELLGMSLGINRSHFKEFFEDNESIFRLNYYPQCKQPNVVLGSGPHCDPTSLTILQQDQVNGLQAFVDNQWQAILPNPQALVVNIGDTFMALTNGIYKSCLHRALVNSKTERKTLAFFLSPKMDKVVRPPAELGGERAYPDFTWSMLHEFVMKHYRADESTLDEFTKWHTNRGSF; encoded by the exons ATGGAATccatcacaatgatccctgaaacATTCAATGAAAATGCAACCCAAAACAACCCTTTGAAAacgttattttctcttttaaaaagcCTTTTAAGTTCTTGTTTCTTTCTGATATCAAACATCTTTTCTTATCATTTCATTTTCACACATGAAATGGAATCCATCAAAACGCTCCCTCAAACATTCGATGAAGATGCAACCAAAAACAACCCATTGATGATCTTTGATTCAGCTGACTTAAATAATAAATCAGACAAGATACCTCAAGAGTTTGTATGGCCCGACCATGATAAACCCTCTACAAACGTTCCGATCCTCCAAGTCCCTCTCATCGACCTTGCTGGTTTTCTCTCTGGCAACCCATTTTTGGTCTCGGAGGCTACAAGACTAGTGGCGGAAGCGGCAAAGCAACATGGTTTCTTCCTAGTCATCAACCATGGAATCGATGAGAAGCTCTTGTCTGGTGCATGCACACTAATGGACAAATTCTTCAAGTCACCGAGTTGTGAGAAACATAAGGCTCAGAGAAAGTGGGGCGAAAGCTCGGGTTATGCTAGTAGCTTTGTTGGAAGATTCAAAAAAAATCTCCCATGGAAGGAAACGCTGTCGTTTGCATTCTCCCCAGGGGAGAAGAGTGAGAACCACTCCCAAGATGTTAAAGAGTTCATCGTTAAGAAGATGGGTGACGAATACAAAGATTTTGG GATTGTTTATCAAGAATACGCGGAGGCCATGAGCGATCTTTCACTAAAGATCATGGAGCTTCTTGGAATGAGTCTTGGCATCAATAGGAGCCATTTCAAAGAGTTTTTCGAAGACAATGAGTCGATATTTAGATTGAATTACTATCCACAGTGCAAGCAACCTAATGTTGTACTAGGGTCAGGACCGCACTGCGATCCAACATCTCTAACCATACTTCAACAAGACCAAGTCAACGGTCTTCAAGCTTTCGTGGACAACCAATGGCAAGCAATACTTCCTAACCCTCAAGCACTGGTGGTAAACATTGGCGACACTTTCATG gcTCTAACCAACGGAATATACAAGAGTTGCTTGCATCGAGCCTTAGTGAATAGCAAAACCGAAAGAAAGACACTTGCATTCTTCCTTTCTCCAAAAATGGACAAAGTGGTGAGGCCACCAGCGGAATTAGGAGGTGAAAGAGCATATCCAGATTTTACATGGTCTATGCTTCATGAGTTTGTAATGAAACATTATAGAGCAGATGAAAGCACGCTTGATGAGTTCACAAAATGGCATACGAACAGAGGAAGtttctga
- the LOC106361585 gene encoding uncharacterized protein At4g19900-like, with protein sequence MEESRRTEQVDLLQMLKNLTVSLVCCLPLSLLGLLLMLLLIYNSFSAFSLHLDPIPPKSTLSLNYNHHQVLHHHPSLSSSSTSSRSTLTSSSKSDSSMLLAVKETSSGFVQKQKVSPIKTERRTRRRKRRNGLTPEMTQKPQGKSRQKFKTRIKSFLSESSCKSLFFMIWISSIESFGERERFTIESLFKSHPNSCLILVSNSLDCERGTLILKPFTDKGLKVLAIKPDFTYIFKDTSAEKWFERLKRGMFSPGVIPLEQNLSNILRLVLLYKFGGIYLDTDVIILKPLTSLHNVIGAQTVDPVTRKWSRLNNAVLIFDKNHPLLKSFIDEFSRTFNGNKWGHNGPYLVSRVVARFNVSNCSSDMGFSVLPPSSFYPVDWTRISGFYRASVNGREANWSRKRLMHLRKHSLSVHLWNRESKSFRIEEGSIIQKLMSDSCIFCNSSFLR encoded by the coding sequence ATGGAGGAGAGCAGAAGAACAGAACAAGTTGATTTATTGCAGATGTTGAAAAATTTGACAGTTTCTTTGGTTTGTTGTCTTCCATTGTCTCTTCTAGGTCTTCTTCTCATGCTTCTCTTAATCTACAACAGCTTCTCTGCCTTCTCCCTTCATCTTGATCCAATCCCACCCAAATCCACTCTTTCACTCAATTATAACCACCACCAggttcttcatcatcatccatcattatcatcatcatcaacatcgTCAAGGTCAACTTTAACATCATCATCTAAGTCAGATTCTTCAATGTTGCTTGCGGTGAAAGAAACCTCTTCAGGGTTCGTACAAAAGCAGAAAGTTTCGCCAATAAAGACAGAGAGAAGGACAAGGAGACGGAAGAGAAGAAACGGGTTAACACCCGAGATGACACAGAAGCCACAAGGCAAATCAAGACAGAAATTCAAGACGAGGATCAAGTCATTCTTGTCCGAATCCTCATGCAAGTCCCTGTTCTTCATGATCTGGATCTCCTCCATCGAATCTTTTGGTGAAAGAGAACGTTTCACTATAGAGAGTCTCTTCAAGTCTCACCCAAATAGCTGTCTGATCTTGGTCTCAAACTCACTTGACTGTGAGAGAGGAACACTCATCTTGAAACCCTTTACAGATAAAGGGCTTAAAGTGCTCGCGATCAAACCAGACTTCACTTACATTTTCAAAGACACGTCAGCAGAGAAATGGTTTGAAAGACTGAAGAGAGGAATGTTCAGTCCAGGAGTGATTCCACTAGAGCAAAACCTCTCTAACATTCTAAGACTAGTCTTGCTCTACAAGTTCGGAGGGATCTACTTAGACACAGATGTTATAATACTCAAACCTCTCACCAGTCTCCACAACGTAATCGGAGCACAAACGGTTGATCCGGTTACAAGAAAATGGAGCAGGCTCAACAACGCGGTGCTCATCTTCGACAAGAACCATCCTTTGCTTAAAAGCTTCATCGACGAGTTCTCAAGAACCTTCAACGGTAACAAATGGGGTCACAACGGTCCATACTTAGTGTCAAGAGTGGTTGCAAGATTCAACGTTTCTAACTGTTCGTCGGATATGGGATTCTCTGTTCTTCCACCGTCTTCGTTTTATCCGGTGGACTGGACTAGGATCAGTGGATTTTACAGAGCGTCCGTGAATGGGAGGGAGGCAAATTGGTCACGTAAGAGACTTATGCATTTACGTAAACATAGCTTATCTGTTCATCTTTGGAACAGAGAGAGTAAGAGTTTTAGGATTGAAGAAGGAAGCATCATTCAAAAACTCATGTCTGATTCTTGTATCTTctgtaactcttcatttttacgttag